ATCCACGCAGACGAAGGCAGCTGGAAATGGAGGCGCTGTTTCTGGCCTTCCGGATATCGACAAGTACGTTCGAAGGCTTTACGCCTGCAATAATCAGTGCGACTTCAcacagccgccgccgccataTCTCAGCTACAGCTATCCACCCATTAACGGGGAGATCCTAGCCAGGATCGGTCAGAGTCTGCAGACAAATCCCCACTTCTATAACCAAGTTTTGCACCTAATGAATCGCATGAATCTGGAGCCACCCTTTGAAAAGCGACCCAATGGACTGATGGTTCAGATGCGTCTCCAGCACGTGGGCACTCAAACCGAGCTGATACCCAGCGAATCGGAAAGCGAGTTGGAGAGCGACGATGGGGAgcaaaagttggccaaaaggcagCGACTGCTTCTAGCTCCTGCGAGCGAAGAAGCCCGTGCCAAGACTCTCAAACGGGCACGCCAAATGCTACAGCAAGCTGCCCATCTAGCTAGTCACGCTAAGCCCAAACTGACTGTTCAAAAACCCTCGTTTGACGCACCCAAAATCGACATAAAACTGCCCGAAACCCTAGTACCACCTTCGATAAACCCAGAAAGACGTGAATCTATATCACAGCCAGAAAGTGGTGCATCCACTTCAAAGTCAGAGAGGCGTCTGTCCACCAGTCAGCTCGAAGCTCTGCCGGTCTATAAGAACTACAAGACCGGCGATCCCAGCAACAAATTGTACATTAAGAACCTGGCGAAGACCGTGGATGAACAGCAGCTGAGGGATCTGTATGCCAAGTACACTGCAGCGAGTAATTTGGACATCAAGGTCATGCAGCAGGGTCGCATGAAAGGGCAGGCTTTCGTGACCTTCCTCGATGCCAACAATCCGGAGATTATAGCCCAGGCGCTAAACGAAACCAATGGACTTTTGTGGCACGACAAACCCATGATCGTCTGCTACGGCAAACAGCAATAGGAGCAGTCAAGAGATGTGGGAGAAGGTTAGGATTTCGTAGATTTTCTGTTTTCAAATCGGTTTCCCAAACAGTAGCAGTTTTATAAGACGTCAAACTGGTTTGATCTTATACTCAGATCAGCTGGAGTAGAGGTTATGGAAAATATACCTATTTTGTacaaaattagaaaaaaatatttttaaaaaatttaaaaagcttTCTAACTGTAAGATAACGcttatatttttcaatttctgTCCGTTTTGCAGGCAACTGGGCCTGATCGATACCATATACGTCGACGGAGCTCGCCCAGATCCAAATAACGATCCCGAGGAGTTGTTCAACGAGGTCACAGAGGCCAACACAGTGCCCGGCAAAAGCAAGAAGTCAAGGAAGTCCAAGCGTCTAGCCATGCAGCCCTACTCGTATGTGATTGCCGTGGACTTTGAGGCGACCTGCTGGGAAAATCAGGCTCCACCACATTGGCGAGAAGCGGAGATAATTGGTAAGATATTAAAATAGCAACCTCGATTTGTTGCCAATGCTATAATGGAACCTCGTACTTTTTAGAATTCCCAGCAGTGCTCGTAAACCTTAAGACAGGAAAGATCGAGTCGGAGTTCCACCAGTACATCCTTCCCATCGAGTCGCCGCGCTTGAGCACCTACTGCACGGAGCTGACGGGCATCCAGCAGAAGACTGTGGACAGCGGAATACCGCTGCAGACGGCGATTACCATGTTTAACGAGTGGCTGCGCCATGAGGTGCGCACCAGGAACCTCACCTTGCCCAAGTCGAACAAGTCAAACATACTGGGTAACTGTGCATTCGTCACCTGGACGGACTGGGACTTCGGCATCTGCTTGGCCAAGGAGTGCAACCGGAAAGGGATACGCAAGCCGCCCTACTTTAATCAGTGGATCGACGTGAGGGCCATTTATCGGTCGTGGTACAAGTACCGCCCGTGCAACTTCACGGATGCCCTGTCGCACGTGGGTCTGGCATTCGAGGGCAGGGCCCACTCCGGGATCGACGATGCCAAGAATCTGGGCGCCCTCATGTGCAAGATGATGCGCGACGGGGCGCTATTCTCGATCACCAAAGATCTGACGCCATATCAGCAGCTCAATCCCAACATCGCGTTGTGAGTTCCAGCGGCCAGCAATCCCTCCAAAACTTGAAACAGAACGCAGAATATCCATTTAGTTActggattttatttaaatattaatataaaacgCAATGAAAGGATTGGTATGGAGATAGATAGATGATGACTAACTAAAGAGAACATGCacgaaaatttaaatttcttcatttttttgcccTGATTTTATTGTAACGGCAATTGATAAGACTTGAACAATTCGAAGTATCGCAGCGATcatacaaataaatttataaatagctATAAATATGGCTTAGAGCATACATATTTTTCTACCATTCATACTTGATAATGCTTAGTTATAGTCTATAATACGGAATGCAATACTTATCTTAACGACTTACACCGCCTACCATTTaggaaataaattaataaaacgaCAATAGCTACATATAAATATGGGCTGTTAATTGGGAAATCGAATGAGATCGACTATCATTTCTTGTGTTCAAACGATAATGTCGCTCGAGAGTCGATGCTTGATGGCCACTTGTACGACTGCCTTGTCGCCAGTGACCATCCACTCCGGATTCTGCTCGCTTAGCTTCTCCACCGTGCAGAGGGGCAGTCCACAATAGATATCCGACTTAATGACGCGAAGGGCACAGACGCTGGCGGGTTGAAAGCCGCGCAGGCAGTCGGAAAACTGGGTAGTGGGCTTGTAGTTGATGTCGCCGAGCAGTTTCCGGTAGTTGAGATCTCCTTTAAAGATCACCAGGGATGCCTGGCTGATGTAGACATACAAGCAAGGCTGCACGCGCTTCATCTGGCTGCAGTCGTGGCCACTTGTCCAGAAGTAGCTTTTGTCGCACAAGATAAAGGAACGATCCCTGATGTAGGCCCGTATCCGCTTACCAAAGGCATTCAATTCCTGGAACTCGTGTTTGCGTAGGAACTTCAGCAGCCAGTTGAAGTCCTTGTGCGTGCAATCGGAGATGAACCACGGTATAGCCTTCACATGGAACCGCACCCGACTGGCCAAGCCCGATTCTATGATGTACTCGCCCAGCAGCAGATCCGCAAAGAGCTCAAATCCCGCATTGTCGCACACGATGTCCACGTAGACGGGCGCACTGGCCTCGATGAGATCCTGCCAAACATCGGACGACTGATCGGCCAGCAAATCAATGTCGTATTTGGCAATCTGCTTATAGATTTTGTCATGCGCACCCCTTCTTGTGATGTTTAGGTCACCGTGATTGGACCACGCAGATAGTTTCAGTAGATACTGAAAGTCCTCCTGACTGCGCCTTATGCCTTTGGTGGAGACTAGGATGTCCCTCATCAGCGGCGCCACATTGGTGACAATGGACGTCTTTTGATCACCAAAGTAATCATAATTTTTCAGGGTTTCGGATCGCTGGAAGATCGACCAGATGCGGCGGTACATGTAGCAATCCGCATGCAGCCAAACCGCCGAGAACCACTGCCTTCTGTCCTCTCCAAGACCTTTGAGGAACGAGTTCCAGCTGTCAGTGTCAGGCGCCTTGACGCGAAATATCTGGAAATCCCTGTTGTTGATTATATCATCGCGCAGCAGCTCCAGGCTCCAGATGGTGCGCTTCAAATCGAAATGGGCATACTCCCCGCACTGCTCAATGATTTCCGTCTCACGATCCTGCAGGAATATGATCAAATCCCGCAAAAATGCGGGCGATCTTCGCTTGAAGGTGGCAAAAGCCAGGCTGCGCAGGAATCTGGCGGACAGTTCATCATTCTCTCCGGGCGGATTGTATATGATCAGATTCTTCTCGTTGAACCGCTGTTCCTTCAACTGCTCAATGGCGGCAAGATTGGTGGTTTCCGTGACATCGGTGCGGCTACCAAATTCAGCACTATACATTTTGCCTAAAACGTAGAATTTCGAAGCCCCCTTTGCCAGGAAAATGTTTCGATTCCAAATTAATATTGATCTAAACTTTAATAGCCCTCTGGACAACTGACGTTCATATGAGTGTCTGTCTGTGCTTACTAAACAATGCAAAAGGATTTAGAGTACAACTATTGCTAAAGGCAATGCAAACGTATTAAATGTgttttaaatcattttataaaaactaaattatttatgGTTGCAGTGTTGATGAGTAAATTGAGTATAATTTCGTTTTTGGATCTCGCATAGGTCACTATGAATTTCAACAATTAAGCTAAGCTTATAACGACTAAAACAATTCAACTAGTTTGCTGTTCCCTGTCCCGATTTCCTTCTTTCTCTACTTGCTAGCAAACTGTATTACGCCATATTCGCCAGTCAACATCCACTCCTTATCCTTGGCAAACAGTTGGTCCGCCACGCCTGCACCCAATCCGCAGATCAGATCCGCTTTAATCGTGCGCAGAGTGCAGAGATTGGAAGGACGAAAACCTTAACAGGGATATAAAACGTGTAAGTACTGGAAGAATTTCTGACAAGATAGACTCACCCCTCAAGCAAGTCTCAAAGGACTCCGTGCTGTCCCAGGAGAAGTCGCCTAACAACTTGCGATAATTCAGGTCACCCTTGAAGATAACCAGTTGCGCCTCCTTCAGGCGGTCGTACAGTGGCTGATTTACCTCTGGCATGCGATAGAATTCGTAGGGACTCGTCCAAAAGTGTTCCAGTGGCGAAAGCTCGAACTTGCCCTCGGTCGTCAAACGCTGCCATTTCTTTCCGACCTCACTCAGCACCGGATCCGGATGGTCGGCCAGAAATTGCAGTGTCCAGTGGTAGTCGTGCTCCATCACGTCCGAAATGAACCAGGGAATGGCCTTGGGATTGAAGCGCACCTTGGCAGCCAGTCCCTTGTCGATAATGTACTCAGCCAGGATGAGATCCGTGTACAGCTCATAGCCGGCGTTGTCGAAAATGATGTCCACAATGCCCTCTCCGGAGGCTCCGTCCAGTGCTTTCCATACCTCCGCGGTGCCGTCGATCAGTAGCTTCTCCTCCAAGTCCGTAACCTGGTCAAAGGCATTGCCAGTGGGCTTCACCTGTTTGCCGGAGGTTATGGACAGGTCGCACCGATTGCCCCACAAATTGAGTTTGATCAACTGGCGGAAGGTGTCCGAGTTTCGTTCATTGTGCCGCGTAGCCTTGGCCACCGCCAGCATGGCGTCCACGCTCAGTTTGGTCGCCGTCTGTTTCTGCTGGCTAAAGTAGTCGTAGGCGGCCAGATGGGCTGTGGCCCGGAAAATAGATGAGATTTTGCGGTACATGTAGCACTCAGCGTACAGCCAGCATGTGGAAAAGTAGTTACTCTTCTCCTTGGGCAGTTTTTCCAGGAATGCATTCCACACTTTAGAGTCGGAATCTGAAACACACGGTTTTCTTATTCTTATCAAGGAAATTCATTTTGCACAGGGTAAATGAAATAATATATGCAACGCAATCAATTATGAGTTCAATGCTATTACAACAAAATAAGACGGATTAAGTCAACGCTCCAATACTTAAGCATTCGAATTGGAATCATTGCATGCCATTGCATTGCCAACCCATGACCCTCCAAATACCTACCATTTTCACCAAAGGGCAGTAAAGGACCATTGCTCAGGATGTCATCCCGCAGCTGTCTAACCTCCTTTGTAGTTTGTTCAATATCGGCTTTCGCTGCCTGGAATGCAATTTGATATCAAAGGTTCAAGCTCAAGGTCAGGGGAAAGTGCACACAACTACCTACCTCGCCATATGTGGCCAGCAAGACGTCCTTGTCCTTGACTAGGGAATCCGCGATGGTGGCCAAGGTCGAGGGCAGGCGCACACGAAAGGTGTAGTAGGCAAAGCTCCTGCAATAAATGCCTTTTAAGTAATAATCATAACTCAATTCCACAGCTTGGATGTGTGGGTAACGATGGGTCGGCGTGTTTGTTACATATGCGCGGGCCATTTAGACACCATCTATAGTAGGCGCTATATTTAGCCCTACTCACTGCTTATAGAGGGCCGCCAGCTCGGTGTGCGGCGGGGTTGGTCCGTCCACGATTCCATTCTTCGCGTCAAAATCCGTATCGCTGGCCATTTCGAGGATCTGTCTGTTGCTCCAGCCGAATATGTTTACGGAATTGTACTGCTGCGGAAAGTTTATAAACTTGATAAAGTGGCGCGTAGTGTGACCGCCTTGGCGGTGATGGAAAATACCGGAATTGGAACCTGCCGATTATTAACCAGGCGAtacttattttgaattttaaaaatgcGTTACTTATGTTtcaagtttttattgtttcaTAGCAAaaacgtacatatatgtaagtatatatttaaaacgTCTTTGGCTTCTAGATATGTAACGCCTATTTATTACCAATAATTTAAACTGTCCAGACTGTACAAGATTAATAGCCAAATTCACGAGTTCCGTCAACGAACTGAATGACCCCATAACTGCCCGAGACCATCCAGCGCGGATCCTTCCCACTCAGCGCCTGGCCAACGCCCTCGGGCAGGCCGGAGATAACTTCGCTCTTGACCCGCCGCAGCACACAAATGTTGCTCGGAAGGAAGCCACGGAGGCAGGTGCTCAGTTCCTGGGTGGGGTCCCAGCAGACGTCCTGCAGCAGCTTGCGATAGTTGAGCTCCCCTTTGAAGACCACCAGCTTGGATAGCTGCAGGGAACTATACAAATCTGGATCCATTTGCGCCATGCTGTAATAGGCAAAGATGCAATTAGGCATTGAACATACAGTCATATCCGGAATGCAAACCTGTAAAACGAATGCGGTGATGTCCAGAAATGCGAGATTGGCGCCAGTTCGAACTTTCCCTCATCGATGAATTGTAGGAACTTCTTTCCTATCAGACTTATAATGTAGTCCGCATGCTCACTCAAGTACTCCAGCGTCCACTTGAAGTCGCGCTCCGTCACATCGGTGACAAACCAAGGGTGCGCCTTCACATGGAACCGCACCTTTTCGGCCAGTCCCTTCTCAATCATGAACTCAGCCAGGATAAAGTCACTAAAGAGTTCGTAGCCTGCATTGTCCAGTATGAAGTCCACCTGCTTATGCTTCTTCAGTTTAGGGTTTTCCAAGCACCTCCAGATCTCCGCGGCCTGGTTAACCAGTACGCGCTCATCGGTGTTTGCCACTTTCTCAAGCACCTGGCGGTTTGATTGCTTGACTGTCTCTGTGTCGGTCGCCACATCATTGCAGTTGCTCCACATGTTGATTCTTACAAGCTCGTCGAACACCTCCACGCTGTTCTCTGATCGTCGTGTGTACTTCGTCAGGGCCAGTATATCATCAATGCTGTCCGTGAGCGCCTGCTCCTTGACTTTGGCAAAGAAATCGTAGGACTTCAGAAATACGCTGTTCTCCAGAAAGGAGTGGAGTTTGCGGTGGAGATAGCACTCGGCATGGAGGGAGCTGGCTTTGTAGAAGCTGCGTTCGCCATCGGGCAGGTTGCTGATAAAGTTGTTCCAAACTTCTCGATCGGGTTCTAGGGAAACAAGGCTTATAATCCTCTTGAGAATTTTAAGAACCCAGGAACTAACCTTCGCCTGTAAAGTTTTGAAACGATTTGTCCGTTTGCAGCTCGTACTTTAGCTTGGAGATCAATCCAATAATGATCTTTAGCTCCTCGCGGGCAGCCTGTGAAAATTCATTTGAGGCTGGAAGAAGAAAAAGTCAATGGAGATCCCAAAAAACGCTTGCAGGGATTACCCTACCGAATTGGGCTACCAGCTCGGATTTGTCCCGGGTCAGCGTGTCTATCACGTTGGTCAGGATCACGGGCAGCCGACTCCGGAGTGTGAAGAAGGCAAAGCTCTGCTTGTAATGGCCCGACATAAAGGCATTGAGAGGAGTCTGCAGGTTCACGATCTGGTATTTGGCATCGAATTCCGTTCGCAACAGCCGCGATATTTTGATGGGTTCTGAGTCCGTTTTGCCTTCGTCCTCGGGCAGTTCGCCTTCCGAGGAAGGGTCCTTCGATGAGGATTCcatcttttcttttttgtctGTGATTTTTGTGCGTTTACGAGTGCATTATAGCAGAATTTACCTGATTTTGactgatttttcaaagccaCAATCTGTTTAGTGCTGGGTAACGTACGTCACACTGCGCTTATGCGCAGGACAGTTTGTGAATTTGATTTGTTATGCTTATGCGCGAATGTGCATTTTTTTCTTACTTacttaataaattttaatttaacagATAAAACTTTtcatgaaaaatatttagttgCTTAAGGAAATGCAATTTACAAAAAAGAATGGggtatttattgtttttttaattaatatgctACAACTTTTCAAGAAATGATATTCAGTTGATTCAGAACAGCTTGAATTTTCTACTTTTATTTAACGAAAAAGTTTTAGCatgtcaaaaaaaattttatgaaTATTATAGGACGTTAGTGTCGTGGTTATCAATTATATGTTTAAGTTGTTTTAGCTTATAATTTTTTGAACTTCGCTATTTAAATACAAGCAAaatattgattttaaattattttgatttaataaatacatatgtatgtgtttgtatgtatttatatgtgaaaattaaatttgaaatacaAATACGCTGTTACGTAGTTAATAACGTAAACATAAAAGCATCTAAAGGGTTttagatatatacatattattaaatattttacatattttttacaTAAGTAGTATTGAAAAATCATCAGAATCTGTAATCAGCTGTCTTACGAACAGTGCTGCAAATTGTGAAAGCGCGATGCCTTTTTTAGCCCCTTTTTGCTTCCGCATCTGATTCATGGCGCTGCCAACACTGCCCCTTTATTGCAGTTATATTTGGCAAACGAACGCGACGCGAGGTCTGCAAAATGTTTAAAGCGCGAGGAACGGCCAACCAGTGAGTGCACCTCGATTGATCTGTTCGATCCGATCTGGTCTCGCAATCGGGCAGCGCAAAACCGCAGGGCAACCGCAGCAAATGCCATCGTGAATAGAAACGCCCACCCACACAGGCAAACGAACGGGGATTTGGATTTGAGTTTGGACTCGGAGTcaccacacacgcacacactcgcgcGGACCCTTGGAGCACCAACCGCACACGCAAACACACACCGCACACCCCAccagccacacacacactcacacccgCAACGATGTCACACCTACCATTGCCGCTTTATGGCTTCGCGGCATTCTTCATGGTTTTCTGGCTGGGCACCTGGATGGTGCATGTGATAGCCATTTGCTACGGGCGCTATAAGCTGCACAAGAAGTCCTGCAAGCTGCCCACGGAGGCACAACCGCTGCCAGGTGTCTCCATTCTCAAGCCCCTTATGGGCGTCGATCCCAACCTGCAGCACAACCTGGAGACCTTCTTCACCATGGACTATCCGCTGTACGAGCTGCTCTTCTGCGTCGAGGACAAGGAGGACCCGGCCATACAGCTGGTGGAGAAACTGCTGGCCAAGTACCCGCTGGTGGACGCCACCCTCTTTGTAGGTGGCTCCGACGTGGGCGTCAACCCCAAGATCAATAACATCCATCCAGGTTATATGGCCGCCAAGTACGACTTTGTGATGATCTCAGACAGCGGCATCAAGATGAAGGACGACACGCTGCTAGACATGGTGCAGAACATGTCTGAGAAGCACGCCCTGGTCCACCAGATGCCCTTCACCAGCGACCGAGACGGATTTGCGGCCACCTTCGAGAAGGTCTTCTTCGGCACGGTGCAGAGCAGAATCTATCTATCGGCGGATGTGCTGGGCATCAATTGCCACACGGGCATGTCTTGTCTGCTGCGCAAGGCTGTCATCGACCAGCTGGGCGGCCTGCGAGCATTTGGCTGCTACTTGGCTGAGGATTTCTTCATCGCGCGCAGTGTAACGCGACTGGGCTGGAAGATGCGCATCTCCAATCAGCCGGCGCTGCAGAACAGCGGTCTCTGTGACATCGGAAGCTTCCAGGCGCGGCTCATTCGATGGGCCAAGCTGCGCGTGGCCATGGTCCCCACCACCATACTGCTGGAGCCGCTATCCGAGTGCATGATCCTTGGCGCCATAGCCGCCTGGTCGGCATCCGTGCTGTTCAGCTGGGATCCGCTGGTGTTCTACCTGGTGCACGTGCTCTGTTGGTTCCTGTCCGACTGGCTGCTGCTCTCCATTGTCCAGCACGGCTCGATGCCGTTCCACAAGTTCGAGTTCGTCGTCGGCTGGCTGTTCAGGGAGCTGACCGGACCCTATCTGTTCCTGCACGCCCTCTGGAATCCGGCCATCCGCTGGCGCGCCCGCACCTACAAGCTTCACTGGGGCGGAGTGGCCTACGAACTGAACAGCCCCGCCACCGATGCTGCCAACGACCCGCTGGCGCCACAGCCACAGCCCGCACCCACGTTAGAGCCTGCGGTAGTCAACGCTGGAACAACGGGGGACACGCTGATCTGCACGGGCGCCAAGCAGCGACTGCTGGTGTCGTAGCACCTAATAGTTAAGTTTGTTATTTTGTACTGGTGAGCAAACGAACTCAGCGGACTGCAAGCGACTGGCGGGCGGCGTCTAGCGTCTGGTAGTAGTATTATTAGCTGAACCTTAGTCACTACGTAAGTCTAGACTTAAAGCTGTAAAAAAGGCGAATGCGGAGTGGCATCCACGCACTCCTGGACGTGAAGCGCGGCAGGCGGACCTAGATTAGTTTAGAGACACTGTTTAGACGACGAGCGTATCGCTGCGATCGCTCGCCAGAGATTTAGATGTAGGCGTTCGAGCAGATCGACCCGGGCGCATTTTGGTGGCTTCATGGAAACTGGTTAATGATGATGctttgtgtatatatatagcgTACATATTTTGTAGCCAGCCTGTACAGAGACGTAAGCCCTAGTTAGCATTATGATTGCGTTAGTTAGTTCTCCCCGCTTCTTTTGTTGCTTTATTGAGttgtaattatttattttggccaaGCACACTAGGTATACTGTTATCGCTAAGCCTATACTTATGATTACTTTTAGTTAAGTTGTTTGTGTTGTTTTCTGTTTGTCCCAGCTGCTGTACATAGGCGCCAAAAGGGAATGCCATTGaataaatgaaatcaaatcgaatcgaatcgaagcGATCGTGAGAATGAAAACCCATTAGGTTCTGATTGATGTTTATTTGCGGTATCGTTTCTCATAGATCCTCTTACCCCCTCTTATCAGTTAGCTGACTCAGGGGCCTTTTGGCCAAATAGGTGGGAAATGTTTGGCTGAGTCACACCATCGACTACACTCGGTTTCAGCGTAATTATCACCGCACTCACTTGACTCGACCCTACGCTACTAACGCGGGTCTAGCGGCGATCGCGCCCCTGTGTGTGTCTGAGTTATGTGGGAGGTGATGGGTCAGGCTGGCGGCGACCATTATAGCGTACTTTAGATGCTGCTCGTAGAACCTTCCAGTCAAATGATCGCAGGGGATTGGTCTGGGGTGGGGGGAATTCTTTCGATTTCTTTCCACACAGCCAGCGCCTTATCTTAATGAACTTAAGCCATGAGTAGCGAGCGAcacaaaaacatatttatgaATTAAACGACTAACAGATACGAGAAGCAGGCATATCAGCGGCTAAGGGAGAGCgactatacatacatatgtggcTGGACCTTCGATGCAGGTCCGGAACCAACCTAGGCCGACGCCTTTAGCTTACGCATTAGGTTATAACAATATAACAATTAGGCGCAGACGCATTCTAATGAACCAGGCGCGGGGTAGATGATATATTTGGTGGCCATACACTATTAACGACTGCTGATATTTTTTTGCACAGCCGCCCTGCCTAAAATGGgcgaaaatgcaatttaaacgAAATGACGTACTTGGGGGGGAgtgctaaaaattccgaaagCGGCCATATCTTGCTGGAATTATGTAAATTAATCAATCGTTATCAGTACCCAAGGCACGGCGATCCACTTGAATTTCAGTTAAGCGATTAGATAACGTAGGGGGAACGCGAAAACCCTTCGACTAGAATTTGTTGCTTCGCTGGCCAAGAGCTACATATGTAAGCCGAACTATGGGAATAATGTGCGAGTATATGAGTAATTAGTGtgtattttttaaatcaattcGTATTCTAAGCCTACAACTAGTCAAACATACTTACCGAATAAACTGAGAAGCATGACCAATATAAATCCGACTTTGTTTACTTTTCTGGTTCACAAAGAAGGCGATgcaatgcaaatttatttgcgTCCTCCGGTTTCTGATAAGGCGGATTGGAATGAATCACCCGATTGTCTGTGATTTACAATTAGAGGTTTTGTTGCGACCATTGAGATTACTCAAAATGGCCGCAATGGGGCTATCTAATCGACTTGGAGGAGCATGGTGCGCACGTGAGAAGTGCCAAAAACTCAGGGCAGAGTGAAACAATGAATAAATAATCATTACATTCCATATGTGCATAATTGATAACTGGGACGACTGCAAGCACTAGGCGATTAGGCGTTCTACATTCTATTGTATTATGTAGTATTTAGTGACTAACCTCC
This genomic interval from Drosophila mauritiana strain mau12 chromosome 2R, ASM438214v1, whole genome shotgun sequence contains the following:
- the LOC117138646 gene encoding ERI1 exoribonuclease 2-like isoform X2; amino-acid sequence: MSALSSKLLLKRMPCSLEELAQLIRECKLILPRSLNTYGRKRVLLEYSDPEEAAKALEQLQVLSESLDKPLCISVFGPRPTSGAPSASSKSTQTKAAGNGGAVSGLPDIDKQLGLIDTIYVDGARPDPNNDPEELFNEVTEANTVPGKSKKSRKSKRLAMQPYSYVIAVDFEATCWENQAPPHWREAEIIEFPAVLVNLKTGKIESEFHQYILPIESPRLSTYCTELTGIQQKTVDSGIPLQTAITMFNEWLRHEVRTRNLTLPKSNKSNILGNCAFVTWTDWDFGICLAKECNRKGIRKPPYFNQWIDVRAIYRSWYKYRPCNFTDALSHVGLAFEGRAHSGIDDAKNLGALMCKMMRDGALFSITKDLTPYQQLNPNIAL
- the LOC117138646 gene encoding U11/U12 small nuclear ribonucleoprotein 65 kDa protein-like isoform X1 codes for the protein MSALSSKLLLKRMPCSLEELAQLIRECKLILPRSLNTYGRKRVLLEYSDPEEAAKALEQLQVLSESLDKPLCISVFGPRPTSGAPSASSKSTQTKAAGNGGAVSGLPDIDKYVRRLYACNNQCDFTQPPPPYLSYSYPPINGEILARIGQSLQTNPHFYNQVLHLMNRMNLEPPFEKRPNGLMVQMRLQHVGTQTELIPSESESELESDDGEQKLAKRQRLLLAPASEEARAKTLKRARQMLQQAAHLASHAKPKLTVQKPSFDAPKIDIKLPETLVPPSINPERRESISQPESGASTSKSERRLSTSQLEALPVYKNYKTGDPSNKLYIKNLAKTVDEQQLRDLYAKYTAASNLDIKVMQQGRMKGQAFVTFLDANNPEIIAQALNETNGLLWHDKPMIVCYGKQQ
- the LOC117138646 gene encoding ERI1 exoribonuclease 2-like isoform X3 produces the protein MALIKLARQLGLIDTIYVDGARPDPNNDPEELFNEVTEANTVPGKSKKSRKSKRLAMQPYSYVIAVDFEATCWENQAPPHWREAEIIEFPAVLVNLKTGKIESEFHQYILPIESPRLSTYCTELTGIQQKTVDSGIPLQTAITMFNEWLRHEVRTRNLTLPKSNKSNILGNCAFVTWTDWDFGICLAKECNRKGIRKPPYFNQWIDVRAIYRSWYKYRPCNFTDALSHVGLAFEGRAHSGIDDAKNLGALMCKMMRDGALFSITKDLTPYQQLNPNIAL
- the LOC117138644 gene encoding damage-control phosphatase ARMT1: MYSAEFGSRTDVTETTNLAAIEQLKEQRFNEKNLIIYNPPGENDELSARFLRSLAFATFKRRSPAFLRDLIIFLQDRETEIIEQCGEYAHFDLKRTIWSLELLRDDIINNRDFQIFRVKAPDTDSWNSFLKGLGEDRRQWFSAVWLHADCYMYRRIWSIFQRSETLKNYDYFGDQKTSIVTNVAPLMRDILVSTKGIRRSQEDFQYLLKLSAWSNHGDLNITRRGAHDKIYKQIAKYDIDLLADQSSDVWQDLIEASAPVYVDIVCDNAGFELFADLLLGEYIIESGLASRVRFHVKAIPWFISDCTHKDFNWLLKFLRKHEFQELNAFGKRIRAYIRDRSFILCDKSYFWTSGHDCSQMKRVQPCLYVYISQASLVIFKGDLNYRKLLGDINYKPTTQFSDCLRGFQPASVCALRVIKSDIYCGLPLCTVEKLSEQNPEWMVTGDKAVVQVAIKHRLSSDIIV
- the LOC117138647 gene encoding damage-control phosphatase ARMT1 yields the protein MASDTDFDAKNGIVDGPTPPHTELAALYKQSFAYYTFRVRLPSTLATIADSLVKDKDVLLATYGEAAKADIEQTTKEVRQLRDDILSNGPLLPFGENDSDSKVWNAFLEKLPKEKSNYFSTCWLYAECYMYRKISSIFRATAHLAAYDYFSQQKQTATKLSVDAMLAVAKATRHNERNSDTFRQLIKLNLWGNRCDLSITSGKQVKPTGNAFDQVTDLEEKLLIDGTAEVWKALDGASGEGIVDIIFDNAGYELYTDLILAEYIIDKGLAAKVRFNPKAIPWFISDVMEHDYHWTLQFLADHPDPVLSEVGKKWQRLTTEGKFELSPLEHFWTSPYEFYRMPEVNQPLYDRLKEAQLVIFKGDLNYRKLLGDFSWDSTESFETCLRGFRPSNLCTLRTIKADLICGLGAGVADQLFAKDKEWMLTGEYGVIQFASK
- the LOC117138643 gene encoding damage-control phosphatase ARMT1, which produces MESSSKDPSSEGELPEDEGKTDSEPIKISRLLRTEFDAKYQIVNLQTPLNAFMSGHYKQSFAFFTLRSRLPVILTNVIDTLTRDKSELVAQFASNEFSQAAREELKIIIGLISKLKYELQTDKSFQNFTGEEPDREVWNNFISNLPDGERSFYKASSLHAECYLHRKLHSFLENSVFLKSYDFFAKVKEQALTDSIDDILALTKYTRRSENSVEVFDELVRINMWSNCNDVATDTETVKQSNRQVLEKVANTDERVLVNQAAEIWRCLENPKLKKHKQVDFILDNAGYELFSDFILAEFMIEKGLAEKVRFHVKAHPWFVTDVTERDFKWTLEYLSEHADYIISLIGKKFLQFIDEGKFELAPISHFWTSPHSFYSMAQMDPDLYSSLQLSKLVVFKGELNYRKLLQDVCWDPTQELSTCLRGFLPSNICVLRRVKSEVISGLPEGVGQALSGKDPRWMVSGSYGVIQFVDGTREFGY
- the LOC117135675 gene encoding ceramide glucosyltransferase, translating into MSHLPLPLYGFAAFFMVFWLGTWMVHVIAICYGRYKLHKKSCKLPTEAQPLPGVSILKPLMGVDPNLQHNLETFFTMDYPLYELLFCVEDKEDPAIQLVEKLLAKYPLVDATLFVGGSDVGVNPKINNIHPGYMAAKYDFVMISDSGIKMKDDTLLDMVQNMSEKHALVHQMPFTSDRDGFAATFEKVFFGTVQSRIYLSADVLGINCHTGMSCLLRKAVIDQLGGLRAFGCYLAEDFFIARSVTRLGWKMRISNQPALQNSGLCDIGSFQARLIRWAKLRVAMVPTTILLEPLSECMILGAIAAWSASVLFSWDPLVFYLVHVLCWFLSDWLLLSIVQHGSMPFHKFEFVVGWLFRELTGPYLFLHALWNPAIRWRARTYKLHWGGVAYELNSPATDAANDPLAPQPQPAPTLEPAVVNAGTTGDTLICTGAKQRLLVS